From the Bacteroidia bacterium genome, one window contains:
- the ygiD gene encoding 4,5-DOPA dioxygenase extradiol, whose product MDRKAFLGALAALPFAGAAMNLRTLAGMTDGFKGSEKMPLLFLGHGSPMNAIEENEFVRGFRDVAKTIPKPQAILCISAHWETRGTFVTAMQQPRTIHDFGGFPDELYAVRYPAPGSPQLAKATRELVRGTGIQEDHSWGLDHGAWSVLKHLYPAADVPVIQMSLHAGQPPRYHYELAKELTALRDKGILIVGSGNIVHNLRRVAWDKLNADGYGYDWALEANERMKQYIRERDHNALLDYAKQGEAFRLAIPTPEHFLPLLYVLALAGKAEDIGIFNDKAVGGAITMSSLRVG is encoded by the coding sequence ATGGACAGAAAGGCCTTCCTCGGTGCGCTTGCCGCGCTGCCATTTGCCGGAGCGGCCATGAACCTCCGGACACTTGCGGGAATGACTGATGGATTCAAAGGCAGCGAGAAGATGCCGTTGCTGTTTCTGGGACATGGCAGTCCGATGAACGCCATCGAAGAAAACGAATTTGTGCGCGGATTCCGGGACGTTGCGAAGACCATACCGAAGCCGCAGGCGATTCTTTGCATTTCCGCGCATTGGGAAACCAGGGGTACTTTTGTCACCGCCATGCAACAACCGCGTACTATTCACGATTTCGGAGGTTTTCCTGATGAACTGTACGCGGTGCGCTATCCCGCTCCGGGGAGTCCGCAGCTTGCGAAAGCGACACGCGAGCTCGTGCGTGGGACGGGAATACAGGAGGATCACAGTTGGGGACTCGATCACGGCGCGTGGTCGGTGTTGAAGCATCTGTATCCGGCCGCCGATGTGCCGGTGATTCAAATGAGTCTGCACGCGGGACAGCCGCCACGATACCATTACGAACTGGCAAAGGAACTCACGGCGCTGCGCGACAAAGGCATTCTGATTGTGGGCAGCGGCAACATCGTGCATAATCTGCGTCGTGTTGCCTGGGACAAGCTGAATGCCGACGGTTACGGTTACGATTGGGCGCTGGAAGCAAATGAGAGAATGAAACAATACATCCGGGAGCGCGATCACAACGCCCTGCTGGATTACGCGAAGCAGGGAGAAGCCTTCCGACTCGCCATACCCACGCCCGAGCACTTCCTGCCCTTGCTCTATGTGCTCGCTCTCGCGGGGAAAGCGGAGGACATCGGCATCTTCAACGACAAGGCGGTGGGCGGAGCGATTACAATGAGCTCGCTGCGGGTGGGGTAG